The Tissierellales bacterium genome contains the following window.
TTGGAGTTGAAAATCTTTGTGGCTTAGATGAAGCAGGACGTGGACCGATGATGGGACCTGTGGTAGCAGCTGCAGTAATACTTGGAGAAGAACCTATAATAGGAGTAAGAGATAGTAAAAAAATATCAGAAAAGAAAAGATATATACTAGCTGAGACTATAAAAGAAAAATCGAAAGCATGGGCAATAGGATATGCTACTAGTGCTGAAGTTGATGAATTTGGAATTCAGAAAGCAAATTATATGGCTTTTGAACGAGCATATTCGAAACTTAAAGATGATGGAGTAGTGATAAATTATAGTTTGATTGATGGAAATTATAAGAATATTGATATAGAAAATCATGAAACAGTTGTTAAAGGTGATTCGAAAAGTGCTTGTATCGCGGCGGCTTCTATATTAGCAAAAACGGCTAGAGATTCTTATATAGTTGATGTATGTCATAAAGAATATCCAGAATATAATTTTGAAAAAAATAAAGGTTATGGCACAAAAGAGCATTTAGAGAAGATAAAGGAGCTTGGTTTGACACCGTATCATAGAAAATCATTTTGCGGTAAATATATTTAGAAAGGATTAAATTATGAATGGAGATATAAGAGAAATTGGAAAAGTTTTTATAGCAACAATAGTATCGATAATGATCATGTATCTGGGTCTATTTGTTGCATCTACAGTATTTATAGGAATTATAGTTTTACTTATTGGTATACATATTTTTGTTCAAATAAGGGACTTAAAATATGTTAGTAGAGCTTACTATAGAGAGTTTTCATTTAGAAATCCTATATTGATAATATTATTGGATGTAGC
Protein-coding sequences here:
- a CDS encoding ribonuclease HII, producing the protein MLSKREEQLKQEYINLKKFDEEFGVENLCGLDEAGRGPMMGPVVAAAVILGEEPIIGVRDSKKISEKKRYILAETIKEKSKAWAIGYATSAEVDEFGIQKANYMAFERAYSKLKDDGVVINYSLIDGNYKNIDIENHETVVKGDSKSACIAAASILAKTARDSYIVDVCHKEYPEYNFEKNKGYGTKEHLEKIKELGLTPYHRKSFCGKYI